In Lycium ferocissimum isolate CSIRO_LF1 chromosome 11, AGI_CSIRO_Lferr_CH_V1, whole genome shotgun sequence, a single genomic region encodes these proteins:
- the LOC132036931 gene encoding squamosa promoter-binding protein 1-like: MGTAGHHHMKSMEKNDDLLLISTSDDAKKKIITTNNTNKKGSPNSSSLRSCQADKCSVDLSDAKQYHKRHKVCEYHAKSQVVVVAGLRQRFCQQCSRFHELTEFDESKRSCRRRLAGHNERRRKNSSSSSADQPPNTIAEGSTRKGTVTLNTDINNMMCGQVDDRGGIHVSIQENSTYKNFHLR; the protein is encoded by the exons ATGGGAACAGCTGGTCATCATCATATGAAATCCATGGAGAAGAATGATGACTTGTTGCTAATTTCCACTAGTGACGATGCTAAGAAGAAGATTATTACAACAAATAATACTAATAAGAAAGGGTCACCAAATTCTTCTTCACTAAGGAGTTGTCAAGCTGATAAATGTAGTGTAGATTTAAGTGATGCTAAGCAGTACCATAAGAGGCACAAAGTCTGTGAATACCATGCAAAGTCTCAAGTCGTCGTCGTCGCCGGACTCCGGCAACGCTTCTGTCAACAATGCAGCCG TTTTCATGAGCTGACGGAATTTGATGAATCGAAGAGGAGTTGTCGAAGGCGTTTGGCTGGGCATAACGAAAGGCGAAGAAAgaattcatcatcatcatctgcAGATCAGCCTCCTAATACTATTGCAGAAGGTTCAACCAGAAAAGGAACAGTGACACTCAACACGGACATTAACAACATGATGTGTGGTCAAGTTGATGACAGAGGAGGAATTCACGTATCTATCCAAGAGAATTCCACTTACAAAAACTTCCATCTCCGTTGA